One window from the genome of Anopheles coluzzii chromosome X, AcolN3, whole genome shotgun sequence encodes:
- the LOC120954133 gene encoding uncharacterized protein LOC120954133 isoform X2 → MAILTVTIAALLVMTSAESIERRRPFHRRGSTTTTSYPLTIDNEGSESNFKLRGKDPFSAKDSTPVTKIIGDSSSGNFKLEGNKLTSFSEYTFGSSKQTYSGPDGNISDGSISDEDKNLSSYKNHKKISLLPTTNASSKDRKPNSGAFDFLNGDFVKPKVTAGKAHMLEATSIAAQVGKTKTSSAISSKFSISHPSPSSNKASVKLAHLDDSAEYEVYASLDHSSGKTKFGTSPTSSATTGSYSFEGNIKKVPLKYEEGVTGGVAGNGRQKSKLSTDTFGSGSLVSASNFHSSLGSFDSDNYSTGKKQQQSISNSPINKYNFAEPPSLVKSTLNTLKHFGAGLIGNDKGAVRVRYDLENKDNYKIGSNFGKGRYETDENYENSEEPAHSKGKFSGSAGSVSVGAVELRSKFASDFDVKNIKLVSDGVGFSNIGHTLSGSLKNHISPHYKHSQSILNMQHHKQKQTHHQSAQSLAQLHTNTLGNTGSLDNPKPLDFRPKFKLQDVPNLYPADHLGAGIEAKGQIENLLNAEHAPKDESLVTQLLGDGSPTSRPHYHHFLKSQEDNKLEKEALRQQIEFLKAQAAKRPVDHSNVNQPAIVSNAQKFRPLHRIPSHVRLGVKAPYPLPRIPHYNDRPYSISFKI, encoded by the exons ATGGCGATATTGACGGTAACGATTGCAGCTTTGCTCGTTATGACATCAGCTGAAAGTATCGAACGTCGTCGTCCTTTTCATCGCCGTGGTTCTACAACTACGACCAGCTATCCCTTGACAATTGACAACGAAGGGTCAGAGAGCAACTTCAAACTTCGCGGAAAAGATCCATTTTCAGCAAAGGATTCAACTCCAGTAACGAAAATTATCGGTGATAGTTCTTCTGGGAATTTTAAATTAGAAGGCAATAAATTAACG TCGTTCTCCGAGTACACATTTGGTAGCAGTAAACAAACCTATAGTGGTCCAGATGGTAACATTTCAGATGGATCTATATCCGATGAAGACAAGAACTTAAGCAGCtacaaaaatcataaaaagatATCATTGCTTCCTACGACGAACGCTAGCAGTAAAGATCGGAAACCAAACAGTGGAGCATTTGATTTTCTGAATGGTGATTTCGTAAAACCTAAAGTGACAGCTGGTAAAGCACACATGCTAGAAGCAACCTCAATAGCCGCTCAAGTTGGCAAGACAAAAACTTCATCTGCAATCTCTAGCaagttttcaatttcacaTCCCTCGCCTAGTAGTAACAAGGCATCTGTCAAACTGGCCCACTTAGATGATTCTGCCGAATATGAGGTGTATGCCAGTCTTGACCACTCTTCAGGAAAGACCAAATTTGGCACATCTCCTACTTCTTCGGCAACTACAGGCTCATATAGTTTCGAAGGCAATATTAAGAAAGTACCTCTAAAATATGAAGAGGGTGTTACTGGAGGAGTTGCTGGGAATGGCAGACAGAAATCAAAATTGTCAACAGACACTTTTGGTAGCGGTTCACTTGTATCTGCGAGTAATTTCCATTCAAGTCTTGGGAGTTTCGACAGTGACAATTACAGTACGggaaagaagcagcagcaaagtaTCTCAAACTCACCTATTAACAAGTACAACTTTGCTGAACCGCCATCATTGGTCAAGTCAACTTTAAATACTCTCAAACACTTTGGCGCAGGATTAATAGGTAATGATAAAGGGGCTGTCCGTGTTCGATACGATCTGGAAAACAAAGATAACTATAAAATTGGATCCAATTTTGGAAAGGGTCGCTATGAAACTGACGAAAACTATGAAAATTCGGAAGAACCAGCACATAGTAAAGGAAAGTTTTCCGGGAGTGCTGGGTCAGTCAGTGTCGGAGCAGTGGAATTGAGAAGCAAGTTTGCCTCAGATTTCGAcgtaaaaaatattaaactaGTTAGCGACGGTGTCGGATTCAGTAATATTGGCCACACACTTTCTGGCTCACTGAAAAACCACATTTCCCCACATTATAAACATTCCCAGTCAATACTTAACATGCAACATcataaacaaaagcaaacacatcATCAGTCGGCACAGTCACTTGCGCAActacacacaaatacactcGGCAATACTGGTAGCCTAGACAATCCTAAGCCACTCGACTTCCGaccaaaatttaaattacaagATGTCCCTAATTTATATCCCGCCGACCATCTAGGTGCTGGAATAGAAGCTAAGGGCCAGATTGAGAACTTGCTGAACGCTGAGCATGCACCGAAGGACGAGTCTCTAGTGACACAGCTACTTGGTGACGGTAGTCCAACCAGTCGACCTCATTACCATCACTTTTTGAAGTCTCAGGAGGATAACAAACTGGAGAAAGAGGCTCTACGACAGCAGATTGAATTTCTAAAGGCCCAGGCAGCAAAACGACCCGTCGATCACAGTAATGTTAACCAGCCGGCGATTGTTTCAAACGCGCAGAAATTTCGACCGCTTCATCGCATTCCTTCTCACGTTCGACTTGGCGTAAAAGCTCCTTATCCACTTCCACGTATTCCACATTACAATGATCGTCCGTATAGCATCAGTTTCAAAATATAA
- the LOC120954133 gene encoding uncharacterized protein LOC120954133 isoform X1, which translates to MVSRTGKQYGSKAIKPIGSAEKSLVLVRLPFHAVQVSETLKYTVHTVLKSVHQLSSINSISNRIVKFTPPTKEISRDMAILTVTIAALLVMTSAESIERRRPFHRRGSTTTTSYPLTIDNEGSESNFKLRGKDPFSAKDSTPVTKIIGDSSSGNFKLEGNKLTSFSEYTFGSSKQTYSGPDGNISDGSISDEDKNLSSYKNHKKISLLPTTNASSKDRKPNSGAFDFLNGDFVKPKVTAGKAHMLEATSIAAQVGKTKTSSAISSKFSISHPSPSSNKASVKLAHLDDSAEYEVYASLDHSSGKTKFGTSPTSSATTGSYSFEGNIKKVPLKYEEGVTGGVAGNGRQKSKLSTDTFGSGSLVSASNFHSSLGSFDSDNYSTGKKQQQSISNSPINKYNFAEPPSLVKSTLNTLKHFGAGLIGNDKGAVRVRYDLENKDNYKIGSNFGKGRYETDENYENSEEPAHSKGKFSGSAGSVSVGAVELRSKFASDFDVKNIKLVSDGVGFSNIGHTLSGSLKNHISPHYKHSQSILNMQHHKQKQTHHQSAQSLAQLHTNTLGNTGSLDNPKPLDFRPKFKLQDVPNLYPADHLGAGIEAKGQIENLLNAEHAPKDESLVTQLLGDGSPTSRPHYHHFLKSQEDNKLEKEALRQQIEFLKAQAAKRPVDHSNVNQPAIVSNAQKFRPLHRIPSHVRLGVKAPYPLPRIPHYNDRPYSISFKI; encoded by the exons GAAATATCTCGAGATATGGCGATATTGACGGTAACGATTGCAGCTTTGCTCGTTATGACATCAGCTGAAAGTATCGAACGTCGTCGTCCTTTTCATCGCCGTGGTTCTACAACTACGACCAGCTATCCCTTGACAATTGACAACGAAGGGTCAGAGAGCAACTTCAAACTTCGCGGAAAAGATCCATTTTCAGCAAAGGATTCAACTCCAGTAACGAAAATTATCGGTGATAGTTCTTCTGGGAATTTTAAATTAGAAGGCAATAAATTAACG TCGTTCTCCGAGTACACATTTGGTAGCAGTAAACAAACCTATAGTGGTCCAGATGGTAACATTTCAGATGGATCTATATCCGATGAAGACAAGAACTTAAGCAGCtacaaaaatcataaaaagatATCATTGCTTCCTACGACGAACGCTAGCAGTAAAGATCGGAAACCAAACAGTGGAGCATTTGATTTTCTGAATGGTGATTTCGTAAAACCTAAAGTGACAGCTGGTAAAGCACACATGCTAGAAGCAACCTCAATAGCCGCTCAAGTTGGCAAGACAAAAACTTCATCTGCAATCTCTAGCaagttttcaatttcacaTCCCTCGCCTAGTAGTAACAAGGCATCTGTCAAACTGGCCCACTTAGATGATTCTGCCGAATATGAGGTGTATGCCAGTCTTGACCACTCTTCAGGAAAGACCAAATTTGGCACATCTCCTACTTCTTCGGCAACTACAGGCTCATATAGTTTCGAAGGCAATATTAAGAAAGTACCTCTAAAATATGAAGAGGGTGTTACTGGAGGAGTTGCTGGGAATGGCAGACAGAAATCAAAATTGTCAACAGACACTTTTGGTAGCGGTTCACTTGTATCTGCGAGTAATTTCCATTCAAGTCTTGGGAGTTTCGACAGTGACAATTACAGTACGggaaagaagcagcagcaaagtaTCTCAAACTCACCTATTAACAAGTACAACTTTGCTGAACCGCCATCATTGGTCAAGTCAACTTTAAATACTCTCAAACACTTTGGCGCAGGATTAATAGGTAATGATAAAGGGGCTGTCCGTGTTCGATACGATCTGGAAAACAAAGATAACTATAAAATTGGATCCAATTTTGGAAAGGGTCGCTATGAAACTGACGAAAACTATGAAAATTCGGAAGAACCAGCACATAGTAAAGGAAAGTTTTCCGGGAGTGCTGGGTCAGTCAGTGTCGGAGCAGTGGAATTGAGAAGCAAGTTTGCCTCAGATTTCGAcgtaaaaaatattaaactaGTTAGCGACGGTGTCGGATTCAGTAATATTGGCCACACACTTTCTGGCTCACTGAAAAACCACATTTCCCCACATTATAAACATTCCCAGTCAATACTTAACATGCAACATcataaacaaaagcaaacacatcATCAGTCGGCACAGTCACTTGCGCAActacacacaaatacactcGGCAATACTGGTAGCCTAGACAATCCTAAGCCACTCGACTTCCGaccaaaatttaaattacaagATGTCCCTAATTTATATCCCGCCGACCATCTAGGTGCTGGAATAGAAGCTAAGGGCCAGATTGAGAACTTGCTGAACGCTGAGCATGCACCGAAGGACGAGTCTCTAGTGACACAGCTACTTGGTGACGGTAGTCCAACCAGTCGACCTCATTACCATCACTTTTTGAAGTCTCAGGAGGATAACAAACTGGAGAAAGAGGCTCTACGACAGCAGATTGAATTTCTAAAGGCCCAGGCAGCAAAACGACCCGTCGATCACAGTAATGTTAACCAGCCGGCGATTGTTTCAAACGCGCAGAAATTTCGACCGCTTCATCGCATTCCTTCTCACGTTCGACTTGGCGTAAAAGCTCCTTATCCACTTCCACGTATTCCACATTACAATGATCGTCCGTATAGCATCAGTTTCAAAATATAA